The genomic DNA GCAAGTCTTTACGTAAGAACTTGCCTATCGCATTTCTGAAACGAAAGTCAGTGGCAGTGAAAAATCGCAGGCATTTAGCACTTACTTCGGGATCTCATCAATGAACACAACGCCACCTCGCAATTGCTTGTACGGCGCAACCCTGTACTTGACAAAGTCTTTCACCTCCTCTTCTGTGACTTTATTTCTGTCGGTCGCAACAATGTAAGCCCGAGGTAAATCGGTCGTTGGATCGTCAGGTGCTGGTACGCCGACTACCGCCGCCTCTCGAATATGCGGATGCGTGAACAGCAGATTCTCCAGTTCCGCTGGTGCGACTTGCAAGCCTTTGTACTTCAGAAGTTCCTGCATTCAAAAGTCAGCCAAATTTCTGGTAGTCCCCTCAGCCAAGCATCCTTCTCGGCCACCCTCCAGACCAGGCAGAATCAAAAGCAATGCCCAACTGACCTTCTTCCGATCAACCACATAAAACTTCCCCTCTCTGAAGACTCCAATATCCCCACTACAAAACCACCCCCCACGAAAAGCCCCCCTCGTCGCCTCTTCATTATCATAATACCCATTCGTAACCAGCGGACTCCTAATCAACAACTCCCCCTCCTGCCCAGGTTCCACATCCCTAAACTCCTCATCCACAATCCTCAACTCCACCGCAGGTAAAATATACCCAATACAACCCGTCAAATCAACTTCTCCTTTCGGAATCGCCGTAACCGCACCTGTTGTCTCCGATAATCCCCACGTCTGTCCGATGAAAGTTTTCGTTCCGTCGCCGATACGTTTATTGGAAGCTTGCTGGAGGATAGAGTCCATGGGTGCGGCGCCTGTGTTTGCTGCTTCGAGGGAGGATAAATGGTCTGTGATTTCGGGGGATTTGGAGATGCGGAGCCAGATTGAGGGGACGGTGTAAAATGAAGTTATCTTATACTTTCTCAAATTGGACAGGAGGTCGGACCAGTTGTATTTTCGCATCCAGATTACTGTTGCGGCGGAGTAGATGGGTCCGATGAGGTAGCCGAACAGGCCTGCGATGTGGGAAATGGGGAGGTGAGCGAGTGTTGTGGGAGAGGTGGTGGGTGGTTCGAAGGTGCCTTTCTCCATTTCTTTTGCGACCCATTCGCGGACGCTGAGGGAGGTGAGATGGGTTTCGGCGACGAGGTTGGTGTGTGAGAGCATGACGCCTTTGGGGAGACCGGTTGTGCCGCTGGACCAGAGGATGACGATTAAGCTCGATTTCAATTTGACGGGGTCGGTGATTGTTCTCCATTTTAGTTTCTCTCCCGAGATGGCGTTCACTTTGCCATCCAAGCTTTGCAACTTCCAGGCTCCTTTCGTTGAGTCGAGCACAAGGACGTTTTGTGGGGGAAGGCCGCATTCCTTGGCAGCTTTGGCGGCAACATCGCGATGCTCTTCGCCACAGACAATGAGGTTGCTTTTGCCAATCTTGACTTGTCGGGCAAGTTCAGAAACAGTGGAAGAAGGACTGGCGGCAGAGTACACGCCGCCCGCAGCTATGATGCCGTATAGTAAAGCCGGAACCAGAATTTGTCCATGGCTGATTACCGTCACTGTATCTGTATCCGGTCCATCCTTACCAATGCCATACTTGTGTCGAAGGCCATGTGCGATGTTCTGTGTCAAAGCTGAAAGTTGTGCCTTGTTGATCTTGTTCTCTGGATCCTTGGCTTCGAAGTGAAGTACGGTATCATCTTGCGCAGCTGAAAGTTCAGATTCTGCAAAATATGTATTAGCGCCAATAGTGGCATCAGGATAGTAGACTTGCCAAACAGTAGCGTCAACAAGTCCATAGACGGGATCGCCTCATAGCGCTGTGTGGGGTGATGGTAGATCCTCTCTACTGAAGAAGCTGCCATTTTAGTCTTTCTCTATTGAATTCTAATATTTCGTAGCCCAACACGACTGAGTCTCAAGTATTGAGCTGAAGGGAGCTCCTTTGCAATACCTATATCTCGACCACTTCCTCCAATTAGGAAAGGCGAAGCAATGTGCTACGACCTCGACCTCGGCGGGCTCGGGTGGGCGCAGCATGGATGCCCCGCTTAGTCGGTCACGTGGCTAACACATGCCAAGCTTGACATGGAGTTCATGAGTCGCTTGTGTCTGGTGCTGCTGATTAGCAACAAGAACGCTCAATGGTCAAGACCATCGAGTTGGACCAGCTTTCTGACAGCTTTGACAACCTCATTCTCTCCCATATCAAGTCCAGGCTCGTCCAACTTCCTCGCCAGAACCTCGTCAAACATCATTCTCAGCCTGCTGACCAGAACTCCAATCCTAGCCCAGCCTCTCAATCGAATCCAGTCATCGACCAGCAGTCCTCTGCCTTGGGGATCAATTGTGATCGGACCAGAGAACATGAGCAGACTGTAAACGTTGAATGGCGTCAGATCCCGAATGAAGACCTTGCTCGTGGCCATCTTCGTGAAGTAACTCATGTATACCGAGTTTCCAGGGAATGTCTGAGCATCGAAGAGTGTAGACGACGGGTGCACGAAAACGCGGCCGTTCTCTTCGTTGAAGTACTTGATCGTACGAGCTTCAGGATCCAGTTCGACTGCGCCAGAAGACGATGCAGCATATTTCTTATCAGGGAACTCGATGCGGGCGACTTGTGGTTGGAAAGAACCGGCAACGAGCGCGCGGATGAGCACTTCGCTCGTGTTGTTACGATTGAAACTTTCCGCGTTGGCATTTCCAGGTCTGTAGCCAGTGGGAAGGAATCCGATCTCTTGTAGAGATGACAGATATTGCGTTCGGTTGGTGGAGATGTCCAGTAGTGTTTGGTGATTCAGGAAATTAGCATCGCACCACCTCCGCAAGGATGAGGTTGGttctcctcctgctcttccttcTGACCATTGCTCATACGCATGTAAATCGCAGATGAGGTCTCCTTGTGTACCACCAAATGAAGTTCGAGCTGCCTTCGACTCATCCCGCTTGTCCTTGGGACTCACAAAGGGACTCTTGACAGTAAGGATTGCGGCAATGGTCAGCGCAGCTTCTAGACAGCCAAATGCAGCGCCATATACCAGCAGCTTGCCACAACGAAGGTCAGCGGGAATCATGGACAAGTGTCGCCCAAGCGCTGTCAGGTCAGTACTGTCCAGGGCACCTATGCGGCCAAGCAGTTTCAATGCCCCTGCTACAGCCAGCGATTCTGGAGGTGTGAGTGCAGAGGCGAGGAACGATGGCACATCTGCGACACCCATAGCGCGTACTGACAAGCAAAGTTGCTCGAGTGGTACCCGCCGAATCTCAGGCTCGGGTCGCTCAGCCATCTTGTCCTCTGCGGATCGCGTGTACAACTTGTAGCACTCGCCCGCCCGAACACGACCAGCACGACCGCGGCGCTGCTTGCATGCAGCCCTCGAAGCCCACACTTCGGCAAGCTTTACCATGTTATTGGCAGGATCGAAGCTTGTCTCCTTCACGCGACCAGTGTCGATGACGGCCACGATATCTTCGATCGTGATAGACGTTTCAGCAACATTGGTGGCTGCAATGACCTTGCGCAATCCTCGCGGCGCTCTCGGGAACACTTTTCGCTGTTCAAAGCTTTGAAGCGAGGCGTGCAACGGCAGCGCGTGCAAGTTCGGAATATTGCGTAGCGCTCGTAATGCTTGGTCAATCTCGCCCACACCTGGTAGGAAAATCAGAATGCCTCCCTCGATGCTACCCAACTTGTGGTCAATGAGCTCAACAGTCCGGGCAATTAGATCGTAATTAATCCTCGTGCCAACAGATCTCAATGCCTGACCAAGGCCTGGCTGTGCTCGTGGCGTTGAAGTCCCCGAGGTGTTGCCGCGGATCACATCGTCAAGAGTCAGATCCGCCAGACCGTTcgattcctcttcttcaacggCACCGCCAAACCCGGTCGCTCGAAGAATCTCATCCAAGTAGATGTCTTGCACTGGATAAGTGCGACCCTCGATCCCGACTTTTCCAACGCTAGAGGACGCCTTGAAATAATCCTCAAACATTGCAGCATCCAGTGTAGCACTCATGAGAATGAGTTTGAGatctttgcgcttcttgagAACAtcccgcagcagcaccaacaaGAAGTCAGTGTCAAGTGAGCGCTCGTGGACCTCATCAATCACCACATGCGAGACATCAGCGAGGCTTCGCACGACGTCGCCTGTACTTCCGCCAGAGGTCTGCAGGCGGCGAAGCAGGACACCAGTAGTCACAAACGTGATCTTCGTAGTGCCCTGTATTTGCTTTGACTCGCCGCGGATCGCATATCCAACCTCTTCACCGACCTTGACACATCTCTCGTCAGCGACACGGTCTGCGAGACCTATCGCAGAGATTCTTCGTGGCTGCGTGCAGATGATGTTTGCCTGGTCACCGAAGCAGCGCTGTATCAAGTCATCGAGGACGAATTGCACAGACTGTGTAGACTTTCCTGATCCTGTCTCACCAGAGATGATTGTGACTTGGTTGTTGTTCACAGTGCTGACGATCGCATCTCGCAGCTTCCAAGCAGGGAGGTTCTGCCGGGCTTGCAACATCTTCTGCTGTTCGGATGTTGTCTGCCGTTCTTGCCAAGTCCGCAAGAGTCCCTCACTCGTAGGAGTTTGTGCCGACCATGAGATAGGTTTTGGCTGTCTccgcggcttcttcttcgcaggcCTCGCCACTGTGATGGTCGAAGTTGAGGTAGCAGAAGCTACATCACTCAGCCTTCCAGGATCAATGATGATACCGGGTACGTTCTGCTCTAGCCAATCCACAATGTTGAACAGCATTTGAGCCCCAAGGAACTCCTCGTTGGCCGCAACGAGCACTTTCTTCAAAATACTGAGACGCACATGCGCAGGCAGCTCGGCTTCGATGGACAAGATCGGTGGAGTGTACGGGTAGCCATTGGAGGGTGGCCGTGCACGCAGGATGATCGGCTTCTCACCCGCCGTTTGCAGCTCCAGACTGACTGTGCACATTGACTGTTGTTTGGTAAACTTGTCGCCAAAAATGGCCTCTGAAGTTGCCATCTCTTCTTCCCAAAGCTCCAGGTCTGGTTCGGAAGGCCTTGCTTGAGGCGCCTCTTGTCCTAGCAGTCTGCACTGAAGCATCTCTGCTGCACGAGCCTCGTCCCCATTGCATGAGTCCAAAACTTCCGCGCAGAGTTCGGGAGAGTATCCAGTCGCGGATAGGCGCTTGATCTTTCCCTGGCGTCTAAGGTCACCACTAGCCATGCTAACGCCAGCCATGTAGTTGTCGGGCAGTGTCCACTTCGGAAGATCGTCTTCCGGCACGTGGATGAGCAGCCACTCGAGGCACTCTTCTTTGTCCTTGCATATCTCAGTAGTCTCCTCCACATGGCTTTTCCGAAATCCAATCTTGGACAGGTCCTCCACGATGCTTTTCCGCTCGTTGGCAGATAGTTTAATGTCGTGGGGGTTCCATGCGCCGCCCTGCCGAATGAGTCGTTCAGCATTGCGCCTCGTCACTTCTCCCATCTCGACTTTGGGCACGCGCATCCAGCCTTTCAAGACGTGTTTGCTCTGAACCTGTCCATCAAGACTGACAACTTCCAGCTTCTTGTCTTCTGCCTGTTGCTTGACCTTGTCCGCTCTGGCCTTGTCCTTGGCTACCTTTTCTTCGTCATGTCGTTTCTTCGCCAGAAATGGGTCTGCCTCGTACATGTACGCATTGCCCTGCCCTATAGCCTCGCTCTTTAGGTCCTGAAAGTCACCTTTCCACAAGTCGCGGTACTTAGGCGGCAGCATCATGTGGATGTTTTTCATATTGCTCACTCTGAACAGGGCATATGCAGCTGCGAAATGCCGTGCTTCAAGAGCACTTTCCTGGGTTCCTCGCTCTTTCAGATAGTCTGGCGGCGGCACGATAGGTGGAAGCGTTACGATCTCCTGTGTTTTCGGATTCTTCTGCTTGATGATAACTCCTCCCGTCCAGCCCCTCGGATTGCGATGGATGGTATACTCCGGTCGCTCCCACTTCTGCTTCTGACAATGCTCGTTGAACATGGTCTGCGGCAGCTTGCCAGTCCATGATGCACCACCGATCAGCGTCCTCGTGTCAGGCTTCTTAGGTTCGTCTGGTTGTGCTGGAGTCGAGCCTGCCGCGACCTTGCCCTTGCTGCTACTTGCCTGTGCATTGCTACTCTCTTGAGcaggcttcttgctctttttTGGTTTCCCATCGCCGAAGACGATGTAGCTCGTGTCCTCTTCGTTCAGGGCGGCTGCCGATGGCTTTTTCCCGTTGGCCTTGCCAGCTGCTCGAGGTGCATGTGGCTTGTTGACCATAATGTCAACGTCTGCGCGTGCGAGCGCGAGCTAGAAAAGACGTTGATGTCCATTTCGAAATTTTGGGGAAAGCTGCAGAGGGAAGACGCGACCCAGCGGCGGTCGATGAAGTGAACGCGGGGTGACAGCGGGCCGATGTTCAGCTCGTGCTTTTGAACAACTTCACTTCGTTTCCATCTCACGTTCATCACAATCATCAGCAAACTGGGAAGACCTATCACAAGAACGATCGTTGAATACTTTTGGACTACTCATGATGCCCTCCTTCGTCCAAATCGCGCAGCACCACCTGCCTCGCTCCGAATCAGCATCCTCAGAGGACGGCGCGACTTTTCCTTACCActcgtcatcgccatcgtATCTTGCCCAAGAATTGCATCTGGTATCCATGGCCAGGAGAGAATTTCTTTCAAGCTCCCTTGTGCGCCTGCTACTCACTCATCTTTGCCGATCCTGTGTCCTGCTGTGTTGTTCCGACGTTGATAGCTGATCCCCTCCGGTACATGATTACGGCGGCAGGGTCGTCCGTAAAGTCTTTTCTGTCTTGACCCAGCGCCTCAAGATGCTCCGTCACCTTAAAGACCGAGTTCGCCACATCAGTGACTCCCATAAAGATAGGACAAGAGTTGCCAAACTTCGCAGCGAGCGCAGCCTTGACGAACGCCGTGACGCTGCTGCCAAACTGGACGGGCTCCGCGACTGATGTTCGATAGTTCCCGAAAGAGAGCTGGACGTAAATTCGCTGGGTGTCTGGGCATTGGCTCGCGAGAGTCGCCATGATGCCCGGCATGTTGACGCCATAACCCTGCTCTGCGGTTACATTTAACTCAGATCGTAAACAAAGCAAGGCTTACAGTTATGCTCCAGTCACAATGCACGACCAAATGCACCATGTCCACGTTTTCCGTTGGGCCATTGAGTATCTTGAAGGAATCGCCGCTGGCATGAATGACAGTCCAGCCTCCATTAGAGTTTGCGGTCTTCGAGGCAGCCATATTTGCGGTCGAGTTGGGGCGGCTAGTTCTGCAGGAGAAAAGCTGTGGTCTTCAAGGATATTTGTTCGCGTGATCGATGGAGAGATCTTCAAGGATACATGTAGTTGCTGAGTGTGATGGGTAGAAAGTTGTCCGACCTTCGAGCAGAAATGGAAAAGCTGACGCGAGGTCAAAAGGCAGCAACCATTCACTCACTTGCACAGCCGCCGCAAAAGTGAGCACATCACTTGCAAACGGACAACCTTTCACTTCTATATCGGTCGCAGCTGCGGAAGAAATCCGAGCAACATTCTGCGAAAGAGAGGCGACACAGTGGACGGCGGCGCAAGAGCACAGGAAGACACTCGATGTTGCAAGCATCGGAAACCACTCACTAGCCCCATCTTCGTAGGAGCGCATTATATGACCTGCCCCATCGAAATCCAGCGTGGACTGAGGCGATGGCGCACCTACCCGCGCATCAATCGCCCACTTGCTAGTCCAGGGCCATCTCAGACTTCTACTTCCTGAAATAAAAATCATGCACTTCCCATGCCAGACTGTCGGGTTAGGAACAAACCAGTTATAGTACATGGCGCTTCTTACACGTGAGAAGGATAAGTGAAGAACAGGAAGGGCGAAAATTATGAATAAGGCAGGAAAGTTCGACTTGGTTGCACTATATAGATAAAACTCTACGCAGGTGACAAAATCACAGTATCAGCGCCGACACATGGCAATCTCCATTCGACTAGCAACAAAGGCCTTCTTGTGCAGGAGGGCCGAGACCAAGTTTTGatggcttcttcatcaaTTTTCATTGACGCAAATTGCCTTGGCTTGCTCGGGCTCAGGCCGAGAAACGCGTTGCTCTTTCTCCACGAACGCGTCGACTCCACCGCCGTTCTTGACATCAACTGTGACTTTTCATCATTGCCCGCGGTGTCAAATGAGATCAGCATCACACCGCTCCTGAGATACAGAACTGCAATCTACACCGTCTGCGCATTTTCGGCGCGTCGACAAACTCGGCGCAGAAGCCTGCGAGATAGTTGCATGATGAAAGAGATCGACTCCAGCCAAATGAACGACGATGGACATGAGTGAACTGCCACTCCAGCTACAAGTCGGAGGTCGCTGCTGATGAGCCGCAGACGTTGAAGTGATCATCCATCAAGATGAGCTTATTTGCGATGGATGGAGTCTTGTCTCGCGGCTTCATCTCCGTGGTCCCGGATTCCTCTACAGCGTCCACGTGCACAGTCCTGCAGGTGTAGAGCGCACACTCTCTCATGCTGAAAGTCGCCACAACATATCCATATCTGAGTAGGCGCAAGACGACAGCCGCTCCAGGTCCAATGTGCATCATGCAGTTTGGCGGCTTGCCGTTCAAGCTCCGCCCCCGAGAGCGAGCGGAACACTCCTGTTCAAGCAGATCCAATGGTCGGATATGCACGAAAAGGGATCTCTACCAGAAGTCTTCCTTGACGCACTGACAAAACAACGAAGTATGGTTGACATTCCACTTCACAGCATTGTTTCAAAACAGACTGAGCTCCTACTTTTGCTCATGGTATATCACGATCATCCTGGGCAGTGAGACCGGTACCACAATGGAGCGTCCTATTTACAACGCATCTGACGTATGGCACCAAGAACTTGACAACGGTTGACGATCGGAGACTTCCGTCGTCTTCGCCAACGGTGAGAGAAGAATATTCAAGAAGGTCTCTGGACCATCACTTTCATCTTGCCCTCTCAGACTCTTCGTTGACAGTCAAACACGCTCACTTCTTACACTCATTTAACACACACTCGTTTCATCATGCATTTTTACACAGTCGTGGCGTTGGCCGCCATCGCCACATCGGCCAATGCTCAATTGCCAGGTCTCGGTGGACTTGGTGGAGCAGCCGCCGCGCCAGCTGCGCCGAAGGCCAAATTGACGGCCCAAGAAGTGAAGGCGAGCATTGAAGAGATCACTGATAAGGCCGCCGATACCGAAGTCATCGCTCAACGCATCAAGAGCAAGGCTGACGGCTTTCAAGTCGGTCCCGTGCGTTCATGAAGCTTGTTACATTTCCGTGTCTATCTGGAAACTAATGTTCGCGCTAGGAGCTTATTGTTAGCATCAAGGAGATCAACCAGCTCTTCACCAAAGAGAGCGAGGCTTTGGCGGCGCAGGATGATCTGCCGGAGGCGCCAGAGTTGAAGGAGCCTGAAGCTGCGGAGCCAGCACTGGATAGGCGACAGCTGCCTGTCGATGCCTTAAGCGGCCTTCTGGGCCAGAAGAAGGCTCCCGGCAAAGCACCAGCAGACAAGCGCCAGCTACCTGTCGGCGCCTTGGGCGGTCTCTTGGGTCAAAAGACGGCCCCAGGCAAAGCGGCAGGAGAGAAACGACAGCTCCCTGTCGGCGCGTTGGGCGGCCTCTTGGGCCAGAAGGAAGCTCCTGCTAAAGGTAAAAAGGGAGAGAAACGACAGCTGCCTCTCAACGCTGTGAGCGGTCTCTTGGGCCAGAAGGAAGCACCTGCCAAAGCACCGAAAGAGACCCCAGCCAAAGCAGAAAAGGAAGCTACCGGCAAGGCCCAGAAGACAGCACCTGCTAAGGCCCAAAAAGCAGCACCTGCTAAGGCACTGAAGGGAGCACCTGTCAAAGCACAAGAGCAGAAACGTCAACTCCCTGGTCTCCCTCTTCCGGGCTTGGATAGCGTCACAAACACCCTCTCCCCAGGCAAGCCCGAAGCATCAGCAGATGAGCCCGTGCTTGAGcaggtcttcttcgccgtcgaAGATCAAGCCGAGATATGCTACGCCTTCACCGACTTGACCAAGGTTCACGAGATGATGCTCAAGACTGTCATCGAGAAGCGCGAGTTCTTCACTTTCAACACGATCACTGCCCAGACTGCTAAGATTCTGCGTCTCCTTGAACGCGAATTCGATGAGTTTGCGGCGGTGCTCATTGAATCTGTTCCAACTTGTGCGTTCAGCGTCAAGCAGGACCAacagaagatggagaagaccATGAAGAAGTCCATCGAGACTTTCACCTTGTAGACTGGGCGTGACATATGCTTGCAAGGCCGGCCACGTCGCTGGAGCTGCGAAAGTGACTATGTAGAAGTCAGAGATTCCGTTGATAGCAGGCAGCGGATAGACAGCAACATGCTCTAATCAAAACCGACATGTTGTTAGTGATCATTTCGGCGTGCCGTAGCTTATCTCACCTCGTCCCTCAACGTATTGAACATGTCAACGACTGTACAAACCGAGTTGCAAATCTCGAGCAACGCGTTAATAGCACATTGGTGAGTTTGAGCAAGTCGAAGCGCTCGTAGCTCTGAATATGCAGATCAAGTCCTGAATCAAAGTGTCGTCAAGGTTTCATGGTTGACTTGATTGTGGTTGCGGCGAAAGCGGGAGTGCCATCCACACAAGACCCAAGCCACTCCTCTCTGGTCTGATCTCTGGCATTGAACAGCGTGGTGCGAAGCTGACCATCACCAATTCTCTCTCTACGCGCCGAGCATCATGCAAAGGAGCATGCGCGCCGCTCAGGTGCTCCCCAAGGGCCATGGGGAAGCCATCTACGCCTACTGCAATATCCGCACCAACCAGGTGCTCTACTCATTGGAGCGGACACTACGAGTACGCGCCTGCTGTGTCTTCATGGAGTCATGAATGCTAACAAATTCGCAAGCAATCACATTTAGAGCAGCTCGCAGATGTCGGGGCCAACAACAATCCCCCCAAACTCCGCAAGGATATCTGGCGACCGCTTTTCACCGTCCATCTCCCCGACCGACAGCAGGGCCTCGAGCTGTTTCGAAGTTTGCGCGAATATCGGTTGCTGCACGAGACCAATTGGGATCTACCTGAGTCCATCAAAACGCCATACACCGAGAAGCAGATTGAGGAAATGCAGGCCAAGCTGGACAACCGCGGAGGAAGCAAGAAGGAGACTGTTTTTGATGTTATCAAGCGGGAAAAGAAAAAGCTACGCGTCAAGATGGTCATGAATCAAAAGGCGAATAGCGTGGCTGATCTAGCTGCGATCCTGGTGCGACAGGAGCAACAAAGTGCATCACTGGCAAGCCAAAAGGAAGCCCTGTTGAAGCGGAGAAAATCGAAGGTCCTGGGTGAGATCATAAGTCTGGCGAAGGAATTCGAACGCAGTGGCAACAAGGATCTGGACAAACAAATAGCTGAACTCAGGGCCGAGGTGAAGGAGGCCGTTAAAAAGAGCCTGGACAAGAGTAACACCGCCAAGGTGAGAAAGGAACAGTATCAAAAAGCACAAACAACCCGCGAGGCTCTTCAGAAGGTCAGGGTCCAAGCAGAAAAGAGGCTGTGGGCATCCGAGTCTGTGAAGAAGGCTAAGGAGAGGGCAGCTACCGAAACCTCTTCGCGAGAGGAAGCTGCTAGAGCAAATGAGGCAGCTGCCGAAGGCGCACAGGAATCCAATCCCAAGGAATCTTCGCCCAGTAAGCCAATCGTGGTTGAATACAGGCAATTCATCGAGCCGTACCCACCGGAGTTGGACCCCATCCGTGCAGCACTCGAGGGCAAAGCTTTCAGCAAGCGTGATCCATTGTACAGAGCGCACCAGAGGGATGTGCGACTTGTACAGAGACCAATTTATAGCACGAAAGGCATCGCGGTTCAGTGGGCAAATTCGCTCGATCTCGAATACGCCGAGATGTGGCCCGAGAAAGTCAAGCACTTGAATATGGGTTTTGTCAGGAATGCGGCGCCCAAAGCTGATGCGGAAGCCATTCACGAGGTATCGGACTTTAAGGCCCAGCAATGGAAATCCAGGCCCGCGAACTGGGATGCGGTGCTCAGATCAGGGCAGACAGGGGCAGTGGAAGCTGCGGAGCCAGTCGCTGAAGGTGGTTCAGTAGTTGAGGCACAGGCGGcggagcagaagcaggaagaggatCGTCAGGCTGTGCTACAAGAGGTCAAAGAACGAATTCTCCTGGACTTGAAGGTCAAAGCGAGTACACCTACGCACCGTTGGCCTAAAGCGCTGGCAAAATCGCGCCGACAGCGAAGAGATTCACTTCGGCAGAACAAGCCAATAATGAGTCAGACTTCGACTACTGAGAATGAGGTGGTGCTCCCTGCGGAACCGACAAGCTCGGAAAATGCACCAACGCTATAGAGGCTGATCGGGAGCAAACTTTTGTGCATGTATGTATAACATTAGTAGATGCCGAATACGATCCACGTCGGACGCAGCAGCCTTTCGGCAGCAACATGATTCGATCGTTGACGGACAGATCTGCCCAGCGCCTGAAGTATGGGGACGATGATAGTTCCACCAGGCCCAGTCACTCGCCAATAAGAACTCCTGGATCCAACTTGGGCCAACCACAGAATTCTCGACCTGCTCGAAACTACTATCAAACACGTTCGATTCCTAGACGATTGTGCGACAAAAATTTTCCTTTGACCGGGCAAGACAGTTCGCTGCGCCTCAGCATCTTGGTGAGACATATTGTTTGCGTAGCACGCAACATAGATGCCATATAAATACACCCTTCAGCGCAGAGCTTGGATTCGGCATACCGACAAGCACACATCAAGTCttccttctccaacttcaGCACACGATGAACAACAACCAGCGTGCTCCGCCCTCTCGTTCTTCGACTCAAGCTGCAGCTCAGTCACTACAATCCAGCCACCCCAATGCCGTTCTCGACCAGGGTGTGCATACTCGAACTAGCTCAATGTTGCATCCTTCGACCACAAGCAGCATCCCGTTAGACCCATGGGCCTCTTCTCATGAGTCAGTCGCCACGCTTTACGGCGGTCGGCCCGCTTTACCTGCAGATGCTGAATGTCCCACACCCGACCCCATCTGGATGCTCTGTCAACTCGATGAGCACGAAGGAAAGGCTCTACGCATGCCACTAGCCTCTCGGCGCAATTTCCTGTGCGCCATAGGCGTTACGCGCATGCACGACGGCGTTGATAGCGAGCTCGCCAACAAGATAATTCTCGAATGGTATCATCTCCAAAGGGTCAATCGCGCTCGTCAGCACAAGGCTGCAATTAAACAACAGCCCACTTTCGCCCGATACCTGTCGCAACAGCCTGCAGTCCCGATCTCTGTAGACGCCGAAGCAGCTCTCAAACGTGTCGCGAGTCGTCGCAAAGAAAACAAGAAGGACACGCCGGCATCCGCCGATTCCAGCCCGGAGAAACCGCCACGACTTGATATCTCTTATGAACATCAGATCGGGCAGCT from Cercospora beticola chromosome 3, complete sequence includes the following:
- a CDS encoding uncharacterized protein (SMCOG1002:AMP-dependent synthetase and ligase~antiSMASH:Cluster_5) produces the protein MAASSVERIYHHPTQRYEAIPSMDLLTLLFESELSAAQDDTVLHFEAKDPENKINKAQLSALTQNIAHGLRHKYGIGKDGPDTDTVTVISHGQILVPALLYGIIAAGGVYSAASPSSTVSELARQVKIGKSNLIVCGEEHRDVAAKAAKECGLPPQNVLVLDSTKGAWKLQSLDGKVNAISGEKLKWRTITDPVKLKSSLIVILWSSGTTGLPKGVMLSHTNLVAETHLTSLSVREWVAKEMEKGTFEPPTTSPTTLAHLPISHIAGLFGYLIGPIYSAATVIWMRKYNWSDLLSNLRKYKITSFYTVPSIWLRISKSPEITDHLSSLEAANTGAAPMDSILQQASNKRIGDGTKTFIGQTWGLSETTGAVTAIPKGEVDLTGCIGYILPAVELRIVDEEFRDVEPGQEGELLIRSPLVTNGYYDNEEATRGAFRGGWFCSGDIGVFREGKFYVVDRKKELLKYKGLQVAPAELENLLFTHPHIREAAVVGVPAPDDPTTDLPRAYIVATDRNKVTEEEVKDFVKYRVAPYKQLRGGVVFIDEIPKNAIGKFLRKDLRERAKRELQAQKARL
- a CDS encoding uncharacterized protein (antiSMASH:Cluster_5), which codes for MVNKPHAPRAAGKANGKKPSAAALNEEDTSYIVFGDGKPKKSKKPAQESSNAQASSSKGKVAAGSTPAQPDEPKKPDTRTLIGGASWTGKLPQTMFNEHCQKQKWERPEYTIHRNPRGWTGGVIIKQKNPKTQEIVTLPPIVPPPDYLKERGTQESALEARHFAAAYALFRVSNMKNIHMMLPPKYRDLWKGDFQDLKSEAIGQGNAYMYEADPFLAKKRHDEEKVAKDKARADKVKQQAEDKKLEVVSLDGQVQSKHVLKGWMRVPKVEMGEVTRRNAERLIRQGGAWNPHDIKLSANERKSIVEDLSKIGFRKSHVEETTEICKDKEECLEWLLIHVPEDDLPKWTLPDNYMAGVSMASGDLRRQGKIKRLSATGYSPELCAEVLDSCNGDEARAAEMLQCRLLGQEAPQARPSEPDLELWEEEMATSEAIFGDKFTKQQSMCTVSLELQTAGEKPIILRARPPSNGYPYTPPILSIEAELPAHVRLSILKKVLVAANEEFLGAQMLFNIVDWLEQNVPGIIIDPGRLSDVASATSTSTITVARPAKKKPRRQPKPISWSAQTPTSEGLLRTWQERQTTSEQQKMLQARQNLPAWKLRDAIVSTVNNNQVTIISGETGSGKSTQSVQFVLDDLIQRCFGDQANIICTQPRRISAIGLADRVADERCVKVGEEVGYAIRGESKQIQGTTKITFVTTGVLLRRLQTSGGSTGDVVRSLADVSHVVIDEVHERSLDTDFLLVLLRDVLKKRKDLKLILMSATLDAAMFEDYFKASSSVGKVGIEGRTYPVQDIYLDEILRATGFGGAVEEEESNGLADLTLDDVIRGNTSGTSTPRAQPGLGQALRSVGTRINYDLIARTVELIDHKLGSIEGGILIFLPGVGEIDQALRALRNIPNLHALPLHASLQSFEQRKVFPRAPRGLRKVIAATNVAETSITIEDIVAVIDTGRVKETSFDPANNMVKLAEVWASRAACKQRRGRAGRVRAGECYKLYTRSAEDKMAERPEPEIRRVPLEQLCLSVRAMGVADVPSFLASALTPPESLAVAGALKLLGRIGALDSTDLTALGRHLSMIPADLRCGKLLVYGAAFGCLEAALTIAAILTVKSPFVSPKDKRDESKAARTSFGGTQGDLICDLHAYEQWSEGRAGGEPTSSLRRWCDANFLNHQTLLDISTNRTQYLSSLQEIGFLPTGYRPGNANAESFNRNNTSEVLIRALVAGSFQPQVARIEFPDKKYAASSSGAVELDPEARTIKYFNEENGRVFVHPSSTLFDAQTFPGNSVYMSYFTKMATSKVFIRDLTPFNVYSLLMFSGPITIDPQGRGLLVDDWIRLRGWARIGVLVSRLRMMFDEVLARKLDEPGLDMGENEVVKAVRKLVQLDGLDH
- a CDS encoding uncharacterized protein (antiSMASH:Cluster_5); the encoded protein is MAASKTANSNGGWTVIHASGDSFKILNGPTENVDMVHLVVHCDWSITGYGVNMPGIMATLASQCPDTQRIYVQLSFGNYRTSVAEPVQFGSSVTAFVKAALAAKFGNSCPIFMGVTDVANSVFKVTEHLEALGQDRKDFTDDPAAVIMYRRGSAINVGTTQQDTGSAKMSE